From the genome of Lagopus muta isolate bLagMut1 chromosome 22, bLagMut1 primary, whole genome shotgun sequence, one region includes:
- the LOC125703555 gene encoding LOW QUALITY PROTEIN: olfactory receptor 4M1-like (The sequence of the model RefSeq protein was modified relative to this genomic sequence to represent the inferred CDS: inserted 5 bases in 4 codons), with protein sequence MEHEKYMVVREFIPLGLSQSHKVQSNLFFFFLLFYMIILPGNILIILTIQDSXAGSPMHFFPANLAFRDICYCSVTPPKMLADFFSNPKTISYNACMTQLLFLDFLGAAEAFLLLAMAHDRYIAVCKPLHYTRLVNRTACCALVGASWGGGFVHGIILFALTIKLPFCGPNVLDXLCDVRQLANLACANXTVELLMFLNNGVVIVMRFALLLISSTVLLLKLQXQSKTRNKITFTCISHIIVVFVTFGPAVCIYVPPFEAVLMEKVVALFHMVVFPLTNPMIYTLCNKEIKSSMWKLVSKYILKNIHIF encoded by the exons ATGGAGCATGAAAAGTATATGGTAGTTAGAGAGTTTATTCCGTTAGGATTGTCTCAATCCCACAAAGTCCAGTcaaacctcttcttcttcttcctgctgttctACATGATAATTCTCCCAGGCAACATCCTTATCATTCTCACAATTCAGGATT CAGCTGGATCACCCATGCATTTTTTCCCGGCTAATCTGGCATTCAGGGACATCTGCTACTGTTCTGTGACCCCACCCAAAATGCTGGCTGACTTTTTCTCAAATCCCAAGACCATCTCCTACAATGCCTGCATGACCCAACTTTTGTTTCTTGACTtcctgggagcagcagaagcTTTCCTGCTCTTGGCCATGGCCCATGACCGTTACATTGCTGTTTGCAAACCTCTTCACTACACCAGGCTTGTGAACAGAACTGCATGCTGTGCCCTGGTTGGAGCTTCGTGGGGTGGTGGCTTCGTTCATGGCATCATTCTGTTTGCTCTCACCATCAAACTCCCCTTCTGTGGACCCAACGTCCTGG ATCTTTGTGATGTGCGTCAGCTGGCTAACTTGGCCTGTGCTA ACACAGTGGAACTTCTGATGTTCCTCAACAATGGAGTTGTCATTGTCATGCGCTTTGCACTTCTCCTCATCTCCTCCACAGTCCTCTTGCTGAAGCTCCA ACAGTCCAAAACAAGGAACAAAATAACCTTCACCTGCATTTCCCACATCATCGTAGTTTTTGTCACATTTGGCCCAGCTGTCTGTATCTATGTCCCACCCTTTGAGGCTGTCCTAATGGAAAAGGTTGTTGCTCTTTTCCATATGGTTGTCTTCCCCTTGACTAATCCCATGATCTACACGCTGTGTAACAAGGAGATCAAAAGCTCCATGTGGAAGTTGGTCAgcaaatacatattaaaaaatatacatatattttga